The Hydractinia symbiolongicarpus strain clone_291-10 chromosome 2, HSymV2.1, whole genome shotgun sequence genomic sequence CTGCAAGAATTATGGTTACACCCACTTAAacgttatgaataattaataagtcatgaatattttatttaaaattaaaggtaaagtatttttgcagaactttgggtctagttattgttaaatagacaacaggataacataacataacaagataaaaacgaaaaaaaataaagaaataaattaaaaaggtatagatgataaataatactatatttgtatagattattaaagtgtaaatgtttctattgttttatggatgcaattttttattaggtctgcataactctctttaattattatacagattaaatatattaaagaaattttaaactttgagcacACTACTGAAACCACTAAAAGATAAAGaagatttttcttcattttatcactcttaacaataaatatttttgattcttctttaaaaaaaatcaggaaattatGCCAaggaatcaaaattaaaaaaaaaatttatcacccTGAAGGGGCTTACCGTATATTTATGAAGTAATAAAAGTGTCTCCCaatcacaaaaatgtttttttaagaatacgCAAACGTCTCTCAAATATGCATGGGATCGAGAGTATCCTTAAAACCACAAGAGTTTACTTGTTACCTTTGAACAAAAATTGCACAATCGTGTCTCTTTTTTGTTCTAAGAATCAATCTTCgcaaaacttattttttgaaatttaaaaagtgGTAATATGCCCTTCTATATTTTAAGTGAAgaagaaagatatttttatttgtttacattaattCATTTGTATTGACATATCTACTTCTTGTGTGCACTTCAGCATAAACAAGTTAATTAATATATAATCCAATTAAACGCTAAATGTTATTGACTTTTAATACGACCgttgttttcaaattttcttttctatttttagaccttttattttactttgtagCAAATGAAATCGCAACAACTCGTGACACCTTGTCAAAAGAAGCTGTAGCAACGTGAATACAGCAATATCATTACcgctaaaaatacataaaactgAGCAAATATCTTTTTCACACGAGGAATAATAAATATGTGATCTTAAATATCTTAAGCGCGACATTTTCTTTGGAAAATGTCGCGCTTAAGATTTTCTTTGGAAAATGTCGCGCTTAGATGACATACCTATTGAGAGGTCATAACTTCTGATTCTATGCGCAATTTGttattcttaattattttaCAATAGTAGTTTTTATACCTCTCAGGGATTTTCTCTTACTGACTCAAAAAATTTCACTCTTATACACCGCTCATCAATAATTACCCGCAAATTGCAATCTGCAAaatgttctatttttaaaaccatgaagttctattttttaaaattaaatgcaaGTAATTTCATATGTTTACCTTCTCTAATGTTTTGCGAAAATTTCCGTTTCTCGAGAATGTGTAATAAACTTCAATAACTGGGTATCATAACATATTTATTCATCGACCATGAACGTATTGATgtcttcaaaaaatttaattatttataaaagaacAATTTAATAAATATAGAAATTGTACAAAAATCTTTGAATGTGTATCCAACTTGTCTGTTCTTTTGTTTATAGCAACCATTTCACATGAacaataatttgacatgaatcaTAATATACCTGTTTTTTCTAAtactatttatatttttgataacttATGAAATTTGTACAATGCGTACGGTGGCATGTATCTGCCAAAAAAGTcgttcttgttttatttttcgttACAAATAGTTTGTCGTGTTTCTATTTATCTTAAAAGCAGTTACGTAGCTGCACCTTTcgttttgttaaataaaaaaaaagttacaagTTTGTAGCGATAGGCTGTAGCTAGGCttcgtttttatttaaaattgcaaTTTTGTAACTTTAAAAGTCAGACAGTATCCTgtgcttttattatgcaataattttttttgatgaagGACATCACGGTTGAATGTCACACTGCAATAAGCACACAAATTTGTTACATGGCTTGCCTGTACTAAGTACTTAACTTGCGAAActttacctaaaaatatttgggaaaaaaataaattttgtaagcAAAGAATCGTTGGTCAATGGACCGATGTACGAGATTTAGGATAAataaaaagttagttaaatgtAGAGTTATACGCAAGTGAGTATATACGCATGTAAGTACATGTACGGGTAGGTTTACACATGGGTAAATGCATGCGCGGATAGGTAAATACATGGGTTAGTACATGCGCGGATGGGTATATATATTGGTTATTACATGAGCGGATAGTTTTATACATAGGTTAGTACATGCGCGGTTAGGTCTATACAGGGGTTATTCCATGCGCGGGTAGGTTTATACAGGGGTTAGTACATGCGCGGGTAGGTATATACATTGGTTAGTACATAAGCGGATAGTTTTATACATAGGTTGGTACATGCGGGATTAGGTatactttaaattaaaaaagcctTCACTGGgaactaaatttacaaaaaaaattgccggaaaaactttcgcggGCAACATGTTTTAGAAACTTTCGCGGAAAGGCCCTAAAAACCGCGAAACCGCGAAACTTTCTTCGTATTTTAAAGTATACACGGGTTAGTACATGCGCGGGTAGGTCTATACAGGGGTTATTACATGCGCGGGTAGGTCTATACAGAGGTTATTACATGAGCGAGTAGGTATATACATGCGCTAGTTCATGCTTGGTTGGGTATATACGTGGGTTAGTAAATGCGCGGGTGGGTATATACACGGGTTGGTATTATGCGCGGTTACGCTTATTAAATAAGTAACTGCGCACTTTAGCAACCTTTCCAGATAGAAGTTTGAAAATTCATATAAACTGATATCACTTTTCCTTCGCAGTTGTCATAGTAATGTTCACATACAGTAGACTCCTGGTTATTCGAAGCCTCAAGGGGGATAagaatttacttcgaataaccgggagttcgaataactgaaaaattcgttttcccgccagattttcaacttaaccttaatgggatggacttttcttaagtaattgaggcattgtggttcagttgagcgtgtaaacacaaagaatttttactttctgAAGTCAGAGATGTTGTGTACTTGCAAAGTAAAAGTGACAGGGaaaagaactaactttggagatgATAAGGGATTCAGGATCCCCTGTTTGCTTCAATTCTCTAGACTGAAGGAGAATATTgaacttttgaagaaattgcttgaagagtgtaaatagccatgaatattgaaacctgattttttgaagaaaaaaagtgttttaatcgcagaaaatcaatgttctcactcgacgatctcccaataagaaaaatttgaataactgagggtgacttagcctataattggccccaaggggaataaaaatcacttcgaataaccgaattatttgaataactgaagttcgaataaccgagagtgtttttgcctgagttgggtaagcagatccaaggggaacgccatctcacttcgaataaccgaattattcgaataagtgcaggttcgaataaccgggagtctactgtagttATGTTGTCGTGTTattaaaattcaacaaaataaCTTTTTCGTACAATGCAAAGTTTGTGAAGCGGAAAGATAGATGCGCTCATAATTGGCAAAGTTTAATTCCCTTTAAAATATATTGCAATCCTAGATTATTCTTTTGTCAATGGGCAAACAATTTATGAATATATCCATAAGTCAGCGCATACGCTCAGGTTTTATTGAACACATGCGCTCAGGTTTTATTGAAAGCATACATTTTGAACTTGCCTCCGCAAGGAATACTACTCAAGCGCGACCCTCTTTTTTGCTGCCTTTAAATTGTTGTAATTCAGCGCATTATTTCAGAAAGAGTTAACTTGGCCGATACAGCTGCAAAAGTCTTCGTATTCTTCCGATAACTTCCATTTTTTTAGGTTGCAGTTAACAtacaaaaatcaaatcaaatagaTTAAAAATGTTCGAAGAAGAATGTTTAAAAGTTCTGCGAATAACAACTTTCTGCATCACGAGTCTTCAATATACGAGTATGAAATCCTGCATATAGCTGAAACTAAAGGACGTTAATCCACCCCAAAATAGCTCTTAACGCTTCTGTTTAGGATGTTTGGTTAAAGGAGGTCTTACTACACCATAAAAAGTGTGTGGAAGGTAGGGAAAATTATAATAGACAATGAAGTGTATGATATGAAACAATGATTACTGGAGATGAAGTTATTCTACTACTTTAAACAACTAAtacaaaatttacattaatacagaaaaaatattttgtttcgtTTCTCTTTTATTTGGACAGATATGATGATAACATGCAATCCACACAGTTAAGCCCACGACTACTTCTCCTATTAGCGGTTTGCAGATTCAAGATATTTTCAATCTTGAACGGAttcttttttaagtaaaattaatttcattgttCAGCTTGCATCAGCCACCGCAAGATCTTTAACAACTGCACATTCGGTGCGTGTTTTCCGTTTGCTAATACAACACAAAAGATCTCTTGCAATGTTTCTcattttcttgttaaaaaacacataaataacaGGATCTGCAATGAAACTAGTGTACCAAATAACTGTAATCACTGACTCGATATTCACTTTAGCAGAAGCACTGAGTCGGTCCAGTATCCATAGGTATACACACTGAGGTAGCACTACAAGTAAAAGAAAGGATAAAATAATACAGAATGGAATCAATGTTTGTttttgcaaaagaaaattcTTGTCCCTTCCACTTTGAATGCCAAGATTTCGTCTTCTTTTTTTGCGTTTATAGTTAATCATCACATACACAAAGATAGCCAACAGCACGTATAGATAGCTCAATATAGAAGGAAACACTTGAGAATATTTCTTCAAGTGATTTTCGTTTTGATTTGGAAGAAGAAACGGTATAGCTAAAGTTGCGCTAGAAACACACATTAATGTTGCAACGATAACTAAACGTTTTGAAGTGACATGGTAAGTATACTTGATGTGTAACATTACACAAATCAAACGATCGACTGCTGTTAAAACCATAGCCATACAGTATGCTGCCATGAACCAGTAAAGGACAAAGTACAGTATGTTTTCACTCATTGGTTCACGTTTGCCGTGATCATCATACCATTCAAAAAATTCACTCGTTCCAGTAGTAAGAATTAATGTTATTTCAATCCAActtaaatttatcaaaataactttctggttgttgttgttctgtTTATGTTTTAACAAACAATATATTCCCAACACATGAAAACATAAtccacataataataatatgatTTTACAGATGATAAACAAATCTGTCGACATCTTTAAATTATGTGTAACATTGACATGTATGTTGAATTCCTTGccatgtaaatttaaaaatacaatcaATCAAAAAGCAATGTTGAATATGTTGgcgtattattattataattaaaaaGGCTATCTTTTGTAATTGCAAGAAACACCCTCCCTCGGTGCATTGCAATGCGTTATCACAAGCATAGactaacaataatttttttaagaaaactaaCTTGTCTAATGACAGTAGATATagcatcattcatttatttattatgataaattatttattcctTAGAAACAGTACTAAATAAGAAGAATTTGGCCCACAGTTTTTGCTACGATGGAGTAGCAACAGGTTGTGTTTTAATTTCTAATATTTCACCTGAAACACTAGCTATAATACTGTGGGGCCTTCAGTGGATATACGACATACTGAATACCTGTTCTGAAGCGCTCCACCTGGATGTGTAGCACAAATTGCAGCTCTGATTAGGCGCTTCATCGAGCCGTCTTCATCGAGTTAAACAGTTAATTGTGAGTAAACTGCGGGATTCAGTGTCGAAACGGCGTATCTTCTGGAGTCAAAACGCCCTGTCATCCGGCTAGTTGTCTTAACTACATTCTCATTATTTCGTTCAGTTCTTTATATGGACTCAAGTTTGCACAATGGTAGGGACAGGTTAACgcattttttaacctttttttataataGTTCAGTTGGAATACGGTATATCAAATCGTTTTTCAGTTTAATGCCATTACTGTTGATCTTCAGACGTTCATTTATTGTTTCAACAAATCTTCATATTGCATGTTGCTGCACGACGATTAAAAATTTTCGTTGTGTATAACATATACAAGAAACGACAGCATTCAGTGTACAAGCTCTCAAGAGAACAAAACAGTCTTTGTATAGTGCTCACaaagttcattttttttacaatggaGTTTGAGAAAGCTTCGAAAACAGCATTGTAAGTTATGCATGAaaattaagcaatatttttccgtgTCATGATACACAAATATACATAATTCCAATCTTGCGCGAGTTGTTTGTTAACTGGTAGCTGAAGTTCACGGGTTTATTATTTACGACATTTGGAAAACAATTTAATCTTAAGGTGGCGGTATACCTTTattgtaacaaaaaattgattttttttctattttactgAAGAAACGACGATCTTTGCAATGGTGAAACGCCTGGGAAGATAGAGAGAGAGATAGATGgagacagcccagagcctggacgcctaaaacttatccaggctaaagcttaaatcctcgtttggacagatttttttctgagaacaaggctaaaatgagttttaagccaataagaatcctaacagtgcaacaaattgttttattatccaatgaacattactttattttaaagtttataataaaaaaagctcgtgcagtgtagcataatgaagatcgtcttataatgcgccatctttgttgttatataACTACGTCATTTCCTTTTGTACTACAATTTtgtaagcacgtagactaaagctatattcagcagaaccaattaattatcaatgaattttaatttaaagaggaaattGTTGAGGCtagatatttttggtgaaagataatgcattatagctataaaatcgtgacatgtatgtcacgattttatatcttttttaagattattgctaatggcggaaatctgtAAGCCGCAgggtttcttgtttatttttcgaaagggAATATTGATTTTGTCCaaataactaacttttttttttctgatcggTCTTTCATACCTCAAATTgaataagagttaagagtgaatGTTTTTAACACTTATCATCCTCTTgagtataacttttaaaaataaattatatttccttTCCAAAAAGAAATGACCATCTGAAAAAAAACACCTCAAATCTTTCAGTTCTAAAAGTGTATGCCATCCTGTTCTGTTTCTGCAAGTCacagaaaaatgttaaacgAATTAGAAAAGTTCT encodes the following:
- the LOC130629766 gene encoding blue-sensitive opsin-like, which codes for MSTDLFIICKIILLLCGLCFHVLGIYCLLKHKQNNNNQKVILINLSWIEITLILTTGTSEFFEWYDDHGKREPMSENILYFVLYWFMAAYCMAMVLTAVDRLICVMLHIKYTYHVTSKRLVIVATLMCVSSATLAIPFLLPNQNENHLKKYSQVFPSILSYLYVLLAIFVYVMINYKRKKRRRNLGIQSGRDKNFLLQKQTLIPFCIILSFLLLVVLPQCVYLWILDRLSASAKVNIESVITVIWYTSFIADPVIYVFFNKKMRNIARDLLCCISKRKTRTECAVVKDLAVADAS